A stretch of DNA from Micromonospora peucetia:
CGTCCAGCCGTCGGCTCGGGCTGACCCCGACCAGCACCATCCCGAGCTGCTGGTCGGCCTCGACGGAGGGCAGCGGCAGGGCGAGGGCGGTGCGGACCGGGTCGCCCCACGGGCCGGCGGGCAGGGCGAGCCGCTGGTCGAAGCCGGCCAACTCGATCGTCGTGCCGGTGGCGGTGGCCGCCAGCCCCCACTCCAGCTCAGGCCCCCACCCGTGGTTCTGGCCGGTCGGCAGCGTGGCGGGCAGGGCTGCGGCCACGGGCTCGCCGCCGACACAGGCGGCCCGGCGCAGCAGCGCGCCCTCGCGTAGGTAGATCGCGGCGAACGGGACGTCCAGCGGGTACCCGCCGACGGCCTCGGTGAGCCGGGCGCAGGTGCTCTCGACGTCGACGGTCCGCCCGTCGCCGCCGATGGACAGGTCGCGCAGCAGGCGCAGCCGGCGCTCGCCGACGACCTGGTCGGTGACCTCGCTGCACACGGTGAGCACCCCCACCGTGCGTCCCTCGTCGTCGCGGGCGGGGGCGTGCGAGACGCTGAAGTACGCCTCCTCGCGGTAGCCGGCCCGGTCGAGCAGCAGCCGCAGGGCCGGCACCCAGCTGGCGACCCCGGTCGCCATCGCCTCGTCGATCAGAGGGGCCAGCACGTCCCAGCCCTCGGCCAGGGTGACCCGCACGTCGCCGCCGAGGGCACCGGGGTGCTTGGCGCCGATCAGGGCCGAGTACGCGTCGTTGTAGAGCTGGGTGAACCGGTCACCCCACAACAGCAGCATCGGGTAGCGGGAGGAGAGCACCATCCGGACGGCGGCGCGCAGGCTCTGCGGCCAGCCGTCGACCGGGCCGAGCGGGGTGGCGGACCAGTCCAGGCCCGCCATGAGCCGCCCGGTCTCACCACCGTCGGCGAACAGGTCCCCCGTGGGTCGCGTCACCCTCGGTCGCACCTCATCGCAGCCCTCACTTCCGGGCCCCGACGACCCCTGCTGGCATTTCCCGCACATCCTGGCACCCGGCTTCAGCTGCACGTCCGCCGGCACCCCAGCGCGTCTCCGTACCCAGCCGTCCGGGTGTCCACACCTTGACGTGGCAGATCGCCGACCGGTGTCGGTCGACCGCAGTCCCGTCGTCCCGCCGTCGGTGGCGGCTCGTATCCTTTCCGCGAACCTTCGATGGGCTTTCGAGGATTGAAAGGACGCGGTGTGAGCAATCGGGCCGAGACGTTGGAGTTCCAGGCCGAGGCGCGTCAGCTGCTCCAGCTGATGGTCCACTCGATCTATTCGAACAAGGACGTCTTCCTGCGGGAGTTGATCTCGAACGCCTCGGACGCGCTGGACAAGCTGCGGCTGGCGTCGATGGTCGACAAGGAGCTGGAGGTCGACACCTCCGACCTGCACGTCGAGATCGAGGTCGACCGGGCGGCACGCACGCTGACCGTCCGGGACAACGGCGTCGGCATGTCCCGCGACGAGGTGGTCCAGGTGATCGGCACGATCGCCAAGTCGGGAACCGCCGAGCTGCTGCGCAAGCTGCGCGAGTCCTCCGACTCCGGGGCGCGGCAGGAGCTGATCGGCCAGTTCGGGGTGGGCTTCTACGCGGCGTTCATGGTCGCCGACCGGGTGGAGCTGGTGACCCGCCGGGCGGGGGAGAGCGGCGGCACCCGCTGGGAGTCGGCCGGCGAGGGCACCTACTCCGTCGAGTCGGTCGACGAGGCGCCGCAGGGCACTTCGGTGACGCTGCACCTCAAGCCGGCCGACGACGAGGACAACCTGCACGACTACACCGCCGAGTGGACGATCCGGGAGATCGTCAAGCGTTACTCGGACTTCATCGCCTGGCCGATCCGGATGACCGTCGAGCGCCCCGGCGAGGGCGACGAGACCAGCACCGAGACCCAGACGCTCAACTCGATGAAGGCGCTCTGGGCCCGGCCCCGCGACGAGGTCGACGAGGCCGAGTACAACGAGTTCTACAAGCACGTCAGCCGCGACTGGGCCGACCCGCTGGACATCGTGCACATGAGGGGCGAGGGCACCTTCGAGTACGAGGCGTTGCTGTTCATTCCCTCGCACGCGCCGCTGGACCTGTTCTCCCCGCAGGGCCGCCGCGGCGTGCAGCTCTACGTCAAGCGCGTCTTCATCATGGACGACTGCGAAGCGCTCATGCCGAACTACCTGCGCTTCGTCAAGGGTGTCGTGGACGCGCACGACCTGTCGCTGAACATCTCCCGGGAGATCCTCCAGCAGGACCGCCAGATCCAGGTCGTCCGCCGCCGGCTGGTCAAGAAGATCCTGGCCACGGTCAAGGACATGAAGGCCAACCACGCCGAGCGCTACCGGACCTTCTGGACCGAGTTCGGGGCCGTGGTCAAGGAGGGGCTGATCGACGACACGGAGAACCAGGGCACCCTCCTGGAGATCCTGTCGGTCGCCTCCACCAACGACCCGGCCGAGCCCACCGACCTCGCCGGCTACGTCGGGCGGATGAAGGACGGGCAGGCCGACATCTACTACGCCACCGGCGACTCCCGCGCGATGATCGAGAACTCGCCGCACATGGAGGCGTTCCACGCCAAGGGCTACGAGGTACTGCTGCTCACCGACCAGGTCGACGAGGTGTGGATCGAGCGCGTCGGCCAGTACGACGGCAGGACCCTGCGCTCCATCGCCAAGGGCGACGTCGACCTGGACACCGAGGAGGAGAAGAAGGAGGCCGAGGCCGAGCGCGAGCAGCAGCGCAAGGAATTCGCCGACCTGCTCACCTGGATGGGCGTCACCCTCGCCGACTCCGTCAAGGAGGTCCGCCTCTCGTCCCGGCTGACCACCTCGCCCGCCTGTGTAGTCGGCGACGCCCACGACATCACCCCGACGCTGGAGAAGATGTACCGGGCGATGGGGCACGAGGTGCCGGCGGTCAAGCGGATCCTGGAGCTCAACCCCGGGCATCCGCTGGTCACCGGTCTGCGCAAGGCGCACGAGCAGGGCGGTGCCGAGGAGTCGCTGAAGGAGACCGCCGAACTGCTCCACGGCCTGGCGCTGCTCGCCGAGGGCGGAGAGCTGGCCGACCCGTCCCGGTTCACCCGCCTCCTCGCCGACCGTCTGGCTCGCAGCCTGTAGCGCCAACCGCACCGACCGGTCGGCGGGGCGCCATGGTGCGCCCCGCCGACCGGATCTCCCCACTGCGGCGGAATGGAAACCGCGCGGGCTGGGTATCACCGGCGGCCATGAGCGCGAGCACCGTGGTGGGCGACGAACCGGCGACTGCCGTCCGGATGGGCACGGTCGCGGTCGTCGCCCACCGGAAGAAGACCCTCGGCGGCGGCCTCGACGAGCTGCGCGCCGAGCTGGCCGGCGCGGTCGAGCAGCTGATCTGGTACGAGGTGCCGAAGAGCCGCAAGGCGCCGAAGAAGGTCCGCAAGGCGCTGAGGAAGGGCGCCGAGCTGATCTTCGTGTGGGGTGGCGACGGCATGGTGCAGCGCTGCGCCGACGCCCTCGCCGGCTCCGGCACTCCCATGGCCATCGTGCCCGCCGGCACCGCCAACCTCTTCGCCGCCAACCTCGGCATCCCCGAGGACCTGCGCGAGGCTGTCCGGATCGGCCTGCACGGCCCGCGACGCACCCTCGACCTGGGCAGGATCAACGGCGAGCACTTCGCCGTGATGGCCGGCGCCGGCTTCGACGGCGACCTGATCCGGGAGGCCGACCGCGACCTCAAGGGCAGGTTCGGCCGCCTGGCCTACATGTGGACGGGGCTGCGGCACGTACGCGGCGAACTGGTCCACACCCGGATCACCGTCGACGGCGCGGACTGGTTCGACGGCGACGCGAGCTGCGTGCTCTTCGGTAACGTCGGCACCATCACCGGCGGGATCCCCGCCTTCGACGACGCCCGCCCCGACGACGGCTGCCTGGAGATCGGCGTGTCCACCGCCGACGGCGCGGTGGACTGGGCGCGCACCCTGGGTCGGATGGCCGCCGGCCGCTCGGAGGAGTCACCTTTCCTGCGGATCACCCGGGGCCGCAAGATCAAGGTCCGGCTGGCCGCGCCGCGCACGTACGAACTTGACGGCGGCGCCCGTGGGGAGATCACCAGGCTCAAGGTGCGGGTGGTGTCCGGCGCGCTGACCGTCTGCTGCCCCGAAGCCATCTCCTGAGACCGGTCCGCACCGTCCACCGCGTCGGCGGCACCCGCACGCTGGGATACCGTACCCGCGGCGCGGGCCGCACCGCGCCGGGCCGTCGAGCGGTGGGAGGATCGGATGCGCCTGCACGTGGGATGCGCGATGTGGACGCACAAGTCCTGGCAGGGGCGCTTCCTGGAGCACCCGCTGCCGGCCCACGAGCGGCTGCGCGCGTACGCCGGCTGGTGCACCGCGGTGGAGGGGAACACCACCTTCTACGCGACCCCCACCCCGGAGACCGTGGCGTCGTGGGCGCGGCAGACCGACCCCTACTTCCGGTTCGTGCCCAAGCTGCCGAAGGTCGTCACGCACGAACGCCGGCTCACCGGCGCCGACGAGGAACTCAGCGCCTTCCTGGACGCCGTCGAGCCCCTCGGCCCACGGGCCCACGCTCTCTGGATCCAGTTGCCGGGCTCGTTCGGCCCCACCGACGTACCCGCGCTGGCCCGCTTCCTGCGCGGGCTGCCCACCGCCCACCGGTACGCCGCGGAGGTCCGCCACCCCGCGTTCTTCGACGACCCGCGGGCGGCGCGGACGTTGGAGGAGGCGCTCGCCACGGTCGGCGCGGAGTGGATCCCGTTCGACACGACCGCGTTCTTCCGTACCCCGCCGACCAGCGACGCGGAACGGGAGGCGTGGACCAGGAAGCCGCGTACCCCACTGCGTACCCGCGCGCTGACCGACCGGCCGATCGTCCGGTATCTCGGCCGGGACGACCCCGCACGCACGGTCGAGGGCTGGCAGCCGTGGCTCGACGTGGTGACCGGCTGGCTGCGCGAGGGCCGTTCGCCGACCGTGTTCGTGCACACCCCGGACAACGCCGACGCGCCCGACCTCGCCCGCCGGTTCCACGACGAGGTCCGGGTGCGCCTGCCCGAGGTCGAGCCGCTGCCCGAGCCGATGCCGGTCGGGCCGTCGACGCTGTTCTGAACGGATCGGCCCGGGCAGGTTCGGTGCTCCGAGGAGAAGGCCGGCCTAC
This window harbors:
- the htpG gene encoding molecular chaperone HtpG; the encoded protein is MGFRGLKGRGVSNRAETLEFQAEARQLLQLMVHSIYSNKDVFLRELISNASDALDKLRLASMVDKELEVDTSDLHVEIEVDRAARTLTVRDNGVGMSRDEVVQVIGTIAKSGTAELLRKLRESSDSGARQELIGQFGVGFYAAFMVADRVELVTRRAGESGGTRWESAGEGTYSVESVDEAPQGTSVTLHLKPADDEDNLHDYTAEWTIREIVKRYSDFIAWPIRMTVERPGEGDETSTETQTLNSMKALWARPRDEVDEAEYNEFYKHVSRDWADPLDIVHMRGEGTFEYEALLFIPSHAPLDLFSPQGRRGVQLYVKRVFIMDDCEALMPNYLRFVKGVVDAHDLSLNISREILQQDRQIQVVRRRLVKKILATVKDMKANHAERYRTFWTEFGAVVKEGLIDDTENQGTLLEILSVASTNDPAEPTDLAGYVGRMKDGQADIYYATGDSRAMIENSPHMEAFHAKGYEVLLLTDQVDEVWIERVGQYDGRTLRSIAKGDVDLDTEEEKKEAEAEREQQRKEFADLLTWMGVTLADSVKEVRLSSRLTTSPACVVGDAHDITPTLEKMYRAMGHEVPAVKRILELNPGHPLVTGLRKAHEQGGAEESLKETAELLHGLALLAEGGELADPSRFTRLLADRLARSL
- a CDS encoding DUF72 domain-containing protein, producing MWTHKSWQGRFLEHPLPAHERLRAYAGWCTAVEGNTTFYATPTPETVASWARQTDPYFRFVPKLPKVVTHERRLTGADEELSAFLDAVEPLGPRAHALWIQLPGSFGPTDVPALARFLRGLPTAHRYAAEVRHPAFFDDPRAARTLEEALATVGAEWIPFDTTAFFRTPPTSDAEREAWTRKPRTPLRTRALTDRPIVRYLGRDDPARTVEGWQPWLDVVTGWLREGRSPTVFVHTPDNADAPDLARRFHDEVRVRLPEVEPLPEPMPVGPSTLF
- a CDS encoding diacylglycerol/lipid kinase family protein, which encodes MSASTVVGDEPATAVRMGTVAVVAHRKKTLGGGLDELRAELAGAVEQLIWYEVPKSRKAPKKVRKALRKGAELIFVWGGDGMVQRCADALAGSGTPMAIVPAGTANLFAANLGIPEDLREAVRIGLHGPRRTLDLGRINGEHFAVMAGAGFDGDLIREADRDLKGRFGRLAYMWTGLRHVRGELVHTRITVDGADWFDGDASCVLFGNVGTITGGIPAFDDARPDDGCLEIGVSTADGAVDWARTLGRMAAGRSEESPFLRITRGRKIKVRLAAPRTYELDGGARGEITRLKVRVVSGALTVCCPEAIS